Proteins found in one Exiguobacterium sp. 9-2 genomic segment:
- a CDS encoding divergent PAP2 family protein, whose amino-acid sequence MEWNHPLFAAITAWFIAQAAKLVTSLVRTRKFDLEIMFASGGMPSSHSSTVVALAVVIGFQEGFSSSLFALAAIFATIIMYDATGVRQAVGVQAKLLNDYFKGIRHETPLLNELVGHTEFQVFVGLLLGLAVGILWPVFFF is encoded by the coding sequence ATGGAATGGAATCATCCCCTTTTTGCAGCCATCACGGCATGGTTCATCGCTCAAGCAGCGAAGCTTGTTACGAGTTTGGTACGGACCAGAAAGTTCGACCTGGAGATCATGTTTGCTTCCGGTGGTATGCCTAGTTCACATAGCTCGACTGTCGTCGCGTTAGCCGTGGTCATCGGTTTTCAGGAAGGCTTCTCATCTTCGCTCTTCGCACTAGCTGCCATATTTGCCACAATCATCATGTATGACGCGACGGGTGTCAGACAAGCTGTTGGTGTTCAGGCAAAATTACTCAATGATTATTTTAAGGGAATTCGTCATGAGACCCCTCTTCTGAATGAACTCGTCGGTCACACTGAGTTTCAAGTATTCGTTGGTCTCTTACTCGGTTTAGCTGTCGGTATCTTGTGGCCAGTTTTCTTCTTTTAA
- a CDS encoding zinc-dependent alcohol dehydrogenase produces the protein MRAVTYQGTKDVQVKQVQDPSIDKNDDIIVKITSTAICGSDLHIYQGNMPAHKDYVIGHEPMGIVEEVGPGVTKVKRGDRVVLPFNVACGHCFFCEHDMESQCDNSNGNPHVDTGGYFGFTEEFGGHPGGQAEYLKVPFGNFMPLVIPESCELEDEALLFLSDVLPTAYWSVLHAGVKKGDTVVVLGSGPVGLMTQKFAWMQGAKRVIAVDDQVYRLNHAKVTNKVETVNFSDHAESGAYIKELTQGGADVVIDCVGLDGKMSPVEKIEQKIGLQGGTLSAIDIAKDAVRKFGTVQLTGVYAKKYNQFPLGDFFTRNITLKMGQAPVVHLMPELFQKIINKEFDPTDIVTHRVALDDAAAAYQTFNDRTDGCIKVVLKP, from the coding sequence ATGCGCGCCGTAACGTACCAAGGAACAAAAGATGTTCAAGTCAAACAAGTACAGGATCCATCGATTGATAAAAACGATGACATCATCGTAAAGATCACCTCGACTGCAATTTGTGGTTCGGATCTACACATTTATCAAGGGAATATGCCGGCTCACAAAGACTATGTCATTGGTCATGAACCGATGGGCATCGTTGAAGAAGTTGGACCAGGAGTGACGAAGGTCAAACGGGGAGACCGCGTCGTGTTACCGTTTAACGTTGCTTGCGGTCACTGTTTCTTTTGCGAACATGATATGGAAAGTCAATGTGATAACTCAAACGGAAATCCGCATGTCGATACAGGTGGATATTTTGGTTTTACAGAAGAGTTTGGTGGACATCCCGGTGGTCAGGCGGAATATTTAAAAGTACCATTTGGAAATTTCATGCCGCTCGTAATTCCTGAATCGTGTGAACTAGAAGATGAAGCGTTGTTGTTCTTATCTGACGTTTTACCTACAGCATATTGGAGTGTCCTGCATGCTGGTGTGAAAAAAGGGGACACGGTCGTCGTACTCGGATCGGGACCTGTCGGACTGATGACACAAAAATTCGCATGGATGCAAGGTGCGAAACGGGTCATTGCGGTGGATGATCAAGTCTATCGATTAAATCACGCCAAAGTGACGAATAAAGTCGAGACCGTGAATTTTTCAGATCATGCAGAAAGTGGTGCCTACATCAAAGAATTGACGCAAGGTGGGGCAGATGTCGTGATTGATTGCGTCGGTCTTGATGGGAAGATGTCACCTGTTGAAAAAATCGAACAAAAGATTGGTTTGCAAGGGGGAACGTTGAGTGCCATTGATATTGCGAAGGATGCTGTCCGGAAGTTTGGTACCGTACAGTTGACGGGTGTCTATGCGAAAAAATATAATCAATTTCCACTCGGCGACTTTTTCACTCGGAATATCACACTGAAAATGGGACAAGCACCCGTCGTCCATTTGATGCCGGAACTGTTCCAGAAAATCATCAATAAGGAATTTGATCCGACGGACATCGTGACGCATCGAGTGGCACTCGATGATGCTGCTGCAGCCTATCAAACCTTCAATGATCGAACAGATGGATGCATCAAGGTCGTTCTAAAACCATAA
- the mdh gene encoding malate dehydrogenase produces the protein MNRRKKIAVIGSGFTGATTALYLAQQELGDIVLVDRPEQENPTKGKALDMQEAAPILGFDVSVKGTSDYADIKDADIVVITAGIARKPGMSREDLVSTNATVMTAVTKEIVAHAPESIIIVLTNPVDAMTYTVYQASGFPKERVIGQSGVLDTARFRTFLAEELNVSVKDVSGFVLGGHGDDMVPLLRYSQAGGIPIEKLISKERLDAIVDRTRKGGGEIVQLLGNGSAYYAPAAAIAQMVEAILKDQRRILPAIAYLEGEYGYNDMYFGVPVILGGNGVEHVYELELTVDEQEALNRSASTVRSVLDLLKS, from the coding sequence ATGAACAGACGGAAGAAGATCGCAGTCATAGGAAGTGGCTTTACGGGCGCGACGACGGCACTTTACCTTGCCCAGCAAGAGTTAGGTGATATCGTCCTCGTCGACCGACCAGAGCAAGAAAATCCGACGAAAGGAAAGGCGCTTGATATGCAAGAAGCAGCGCCGATCCTCGGATTTGATGTTTCGGTAAAAGGGACATCGGATTATGCAGATATCAAGGACGCAGACATCGTCGTCATCACTGCCGGCATTGCTCGAAAGCCGGGCATGAGCCGCGAAGACCTTGTCAGTACGAATGCTACCGTCATGACAGCTGTGACGAAGGAAATCGTCGCGCATGCACCAGAATCGATCATCATCGTTTTGACGAACCCGGTCGATGCGATGACGTATACGGTCTATCAAGCATCTGGTTTTCCGAAGGAACGTGTCATCGGTCAGTCCGGAGTCCTCGACACGGCGCGTTTCCGGACATTTCTAGCAGAAGAACTCAATGTTTCTGTGAAGGACGTATCAGGGTTCGTGCTCGGTGGACACGGAGATGATATGGTACCGCTACTGCGCTATTCTCAAGCAGGAGGAATTCCGATTGAGAAGCTCATATCGAAAGAACGACTCGATGCGATCGTTGACCGGACCCGTAAAGGGGGCGGTGAAATCGTTCAGTTACTCGGAAACGGTTCCGCTTATTACGCGCCAGCAGCGGCAATTGCTCAGATGGTCGAAGCGATTTTGAAGGATCAGCGACGTATTCTTCCGGCAATCGCTTATCTCGAAGGCGAATACGGATACAACGATATGTACTTTGGTGTACCGGTCATTCTTGGTGGGAACGGTGTCGAGCACGTCTACGAACTCGAGCTGACTGTCGATGAACAAGAAGCATTGAACCGCTCTGCGTCTACCGTCCGTTCGGTACTCGACTTATTAAAATCCTGA
- the icd gene encoding NADP-dependent isocitrate dehydrogenase, whose product MATLQGENITVTNGTLQVPNAPIIPFIIGDGTGPDIWNAAVRVFDAAVEKAYNGEKKIEWKEVYAGEKAFNKTGNWLPEETLDLIREHIIAIKGPLTTPVGGGIRSLNVALRQELDLYTCLRPVRYFTGVPSPVKRPEDTDMVIFRENTEDIYAGIEYAEGSEGVAKLLEFLQNEMGVNKIRFPETSGLGIKPISKEGTERLVRAAIEYALEHKRASLTLVHKGNIMKFTEGAFKNWGYELAEREYAEHVFTWNQYDRIKEEEGTEAANKAQADAEAAGKLIVKDSIADIFLQQILTRPKEFDVVATMNLNGDYISDALAAQVGGIGIAPGANINYMTGHAIFEATHGTAPKYAGLDKVNPSSVILSGEMMFRHLGWNEAADLIIKSMETSIEAKVVTYDFARLMDGATEVKCSEFADELIKNM is encoded by the coding sequence ATGGCTACACTTCAAGGCGAAAACATCACAGTAACGAACGGTACACTTCAAGTTCCAAATGCTCCAATCATTCCATTCATCATTGGTGACGGAACAGGACCTGACATCTGGAATGCTGCGGTACGCGTATTTGATGCAGCAGTTGAAAAAGCCTATAACGGTGAGAAGAAGATTGAATGGAAAGAAGTCTATGCTGGCGAAAAAGCATTCAACAAAACAGGTAACTGGTTACCAGAAGAGACACTCGATCTCATCCGTGAGCACATCATCGCAATCAAAGGACCACTTACGACACCAGTCGGCGGCGGTATTCGCTCATTGAACGTTGCATTACGTCAAGAGCTTGATTTGTACACATGCCTTCGCCCAGTTCGTTACTTCACAGGTGTTCCTTCACCGGTTAAACGCCCAGAAGATACAGATATGGTCATCTTCCGTGAAAATACTGAAGACATCTACGCAGGAATCGAATATGCAGAAGGTAGCGAAGGCGTTGCAAAACTGCTTGAATTCCTTCAAAACGAAATGGGTGTCAACAAAATTCGCTTCCCTGAGACATCTGGTCTTGGAATCAAACCGATTTCAAAAGAGGGAACAGAACGCCTCGTTCGTGCAGCAATCGAATACGCACTTGAGCACAAGCGCGCTTCGTTGACACTCGTTCACAAAGGAAACATTATGAAGTTCACTGAAGGAGCTTTCAAAAACTGGGGTTATGAGCTTGCTGAGCGTGAATACGCAGAGCACGTCTTCACTTGGAACCAGTACGATCGTATCAAAGAAGAAGAGGGAACTGAGGCTGCGAACAAAGCACAAGCAGACGCTGAAGCTGCTGGTAAGTTAATCGTAAAAGACTCAATCGCTGATATCTTCTTACAACAAATCTTGACTCGTCCAAAAGAGTTCGATGTCGTTGCGACAATGAACTTGAACGGTGACTACATCTCGGATGCACTTGCTGCACAAGTGGGTGGTATCGGAATCGCACCTGGAGCAAACATCAACTACATGACTGGTCACGCGATTTTTGAAGCAACTCACGGTACAGCACCAAAATACGCTGGACTTGATAAAGTAAACCCATCATCTGTCATCTTGTCAGGCGAAATGATGTTCCGTCACCTCGGTTGGAACGAAGCAGCAGATCTCATCATCAAATCGATGGAAACATCGATCGAAGCAAAAGTCGTCACATACGACTTCGCACGTCTCATGGATGGTGCGACTGAAGTGAAGTGTTCTGAATTCGCGGACGAACTCATCAAAAACATGTAA
- the citZ gene encoding citrate synthase, translating into MTQTKGLEGIVATTSKISSIIDGQLTYGGYTIDDLAEHASFEEVVFLLWNDRLPKEEELKQLSEALISEAPVATAVLETMKAAPKSANAMAMIRTALSQLALYDETSEDMSTEANYAKAIKLQAQIATLVTAYARIKKGQEPIAPKTGLSYAANFLFMLTGEEPTEVAEKAFNQALVLHADHELNASTFTARVCVATLSDVYSGVTAAMGALKGPLHGGANEAVMKMLLEIDSVEKVDEYVHNKLENKQKIMGFGHRVYKDGDPRAKHLQEMSRQLTAQIGEPKWYEMSVKIDEIVQSEKGLKPNVDFYSASTYHALGLDTELFTPIFAVSRMSGWLAHILEQYSDNRLIRPRADYTGETHRTYVSIEER; encoded by the coding sequence ATGACGCAAACTAAAGGTTTAGAAGGAATCGTCGCGACGACATCGAAAATCAGTTCGATCATCGATGGTCAATTGACGTACGGCGGTTATACAATTGATGATTTGGCGGAGCACGCCTCATTTGAGGAAGTCGTCTTCTTATTATGGAACGACCGTCTACCAAAAGAAGAGGAATTGAAGCAACTGTCGGAAGCACTCATTTCCGAAGCACCAGTTGCGACTGCCGTTCTCGAGACGATGAAGGCAGCACCAAAGTCGGCGAATGCGATGGCAATGATTCGAACAGCGCTCTCTCAACTCGCGCTTTACGATGAAACATCAGAAGATATGTCGACAGAGGCGAATTACGCTAAAGCCATCAAATTACAAGCGCAAATCGCAACACTTGTTACGGCTTACGCGCGTATTAAAAAAGGGCAGGAACCAATCGCACCTAAAACAGGTCTTTCTTACGCTGCAAACTTCCTGTTCATGTTGACAGGCGAAGAGCCGACAGAAGTGGCTGAAAAAGCGTTCAACCAAGCGCTTGTTCTTCATGCAGACCATGAGTTGAACGCTTCGACATTCACGGCACGTGTTTGTGTTGCGACACTCTCTGACGTCTACTCAGGTGTGACAGCAGCGATGGGTGCATTAAAAGGACCTCTTCACGGTGGAGCGAATGAAGCCGTCATGAAGATGCTGTTAGAAATTGATTCGGTTGAAAAGGTTGACGAGTATGTTCATAATAAACTTGAGAACAAGCAAAAAATCATGGGCTTCGGTCACCGTGTCTACAAGGACGGCGATCCACGTGCGAAGCACCTTCAGGAAATGAGTCGTCAGTTGACTGCTCAAATCGGGGAGCCGAAGTGGTACGAGATGTCAGTTAAGATTGACGAGATCGTCCAGTCGGAAAAAGGATTGAAACCAAACGTTGATTTCTATTCCGCTTCTACGTACCATGCACTTGGACTTGATACAGAACTTTTCACTCCAATCTTTGCAGTAAGTCGAATGTCAGGTTGGTTGGCGCACATTTTAGAGCAGTATAGCGATAACCGTCTGATTCGTCCACGTGCAGACTACACGGGTGAAACGCACCGGACATATGTGTCCATCGAAGAACGTTAA
- a CDS encoding DUF441 domain-containing protein, with protein MEAYLFLIALVFIGVIAQNKSLIIAAAFLLIVKAIGLDGRLFPSLQAKGITWGVTLITAAILVPIAAGDIGFKELIQSIRGHIGIISFLSGIFVAIVAAHGVGLMKEDPLVTTALLAGTILAVGLFRGVPVGPLIGAGIAALVIGMWDIIAKTFTG; from the coding sequence ATGGAAGCTTATCTATTTTTGATTGCCCTCGTCTTCATCGGGGTCATCGCACAAAATAAATCATTGATCATCGCTGCTGCTTTCCTGTTGATCGTCAAGGCGATCGGACTAGATGGTCGATTATTTCCATCCTTGCAGGCAAAAGGAATCACGTGGGGTGTCACATTGATTACGGCTGCGATTCTTGTACCGATCGCAGCAGGGGATATCGGATTTAAGGAACTTATTCAAAGTATTCGGGGGCATATCGGCATCATCTCATTTTTATCAGGAATCTTCGTTGCAATCGTCGCAGCACATGGTGTTGGTCTGATGAAAGAAGACCCACTTGTCACGACGGCATTGCTTGCCGGAACGATTCTCGCAGTTGGACTCTTCCGGGGAGTACCCGTTGGTCCGCTAATTGGTGCTGGGATCGCTGCGCTTGTCATCGGAATGTGGGATATCATCGCAAAAACGTTCACGGGATGA